A genomic window from Deltaproteobacteria bacterium includes:
- a CDS encoding aminoglycoside phosphotransferase family protein, which produces MTHPIPDLARVRAFLRPWCDADVALDCLEVSHVTVGPGGPLRALYEGAGPDGQVLRLVAQQVRADEGRRLEAELNRSHRRPGSGFVQPAIYAPELHLLFQVFPADRRLGGLAQAADGGAMAPVLEAALAAHTGGARLAGVGVHVVRYKPARKCLFRYELTWADGAPRRPTLVYAKLARRTKFERTRDILGRLRAAAGGLDFELPEPLGTVPELAMELFSQLPGVHLFTLVDDAAFPELCERVGAGLHHFHALPVALGWERDMGTTVTHVTDSTAEFAALLPAERSRIAGLGRALRAALTALPPPRLGLTHGDFHGDNILVDGTRVGLVDLEDCAMGDPADDVGSNWAQLRWHAFRAGARTPIPNLGRRAFLEAYLELTDAETAARVPTYAAMHAFLYGYQCLRHPQDPTRYEDAEAMLGVCEHVLETGLP; this is translated from the coding sequence ATGACGCATCCGATTCCCGACCTCGCGCGCGTGCGAGCCTTCCTGCGCCCGTGGTGCGACGCCGACGTCGCCCTCGACTGCCTGGAGGTGAGCCACGTGACGGTCGGCCCCGGCGGGCCGCTGCGCGCGCTCTACGAGGGCGCGGGGCCGGACGGGCAGGTGCTGCGTCTCGTCGCCCAGCAGGTCAGGGCGGATGAGGGCCGGCGGCTCGAGGCCGAGCTGAACCGAAGCCACCGCCGGCCCGGCTCGGGCTTCGTGCAGCCGGCGATCTACGCTCCCGAGCTCCACCTGCTCTTCCAGGTCTTTCCCGCCGACCGCCGGCTCGGGGGACTCGCCCAGGCGGCCGACGGGGGCGCGATGGCGCCGGTCCTGGAGGCGGCGCTCGCGGCGCACACCGGGGGCGCACGGCTCGCGGGCGTCGGCGTCCACGTCGTGCGCTACAAGCCGGCGCGCAAGTGTCTCTTTCGCTACGAGCTCACCTGGGCGGACGGGGCACCGAGACGGCCGACGCTGGTGTACGCGAAGCTGGCGCGGCGGACGAAGTTCGAGCGCACGCGCGACATCCTCGGCCGGCTCCGCGCCGCCGCCGGCGGTCTCGACTTCGAGCTGCCCGAGCCCCTCGGCACCGTGCCCGAGCTCGCCATGGAGCTCTTCTCCCAGCTGCCGGGGGTCCACCTCTTCACGCTCGTCGACGATGCGGCGTTTCCCGAGCTGTGCGAACGGGTCGGCGCCGGCCTGCATCATTTTCACGCTCTTCCCGTCGCCCTCGGCTGGGAACGGGACATGGGCACGACCGTGACGCACGTGACCGACAGCACGGCCGAGTTCGCCGCGCTGCTGCCCGCCGAGCGGTCGCGAATCGCGGGGCTCGGCCGGGCGCTCCGCGCCGCGCTCACCGCGCTGCCTCCGCCGCGCCTCGGGCTCACTCACGGCGACTTCCACGGCGACAACATCCTCGTCGACGGGACGCGCGTCGGGCTCGTGGACCTCGAAGACTGCGCCATGGGCGACCCGGCGGACGACGTCGGCTCCAACTGGGCGCAGCTCAGGTGGCACGCCTTCAGGGCGGGCGCACGGACGCCAATTCCGAACCTCGGTCGCCGGGCATTTCTCGAGGCGTATCTCGAGCTCACCGATGCCGAGACCGCGGCGCGCGTGCCCACGTACGCCGCGATGCACGCCTTCCTCTACGGCTATCAGTGCCTCCGCCATCCTCAGGATCCCACCCGCTACGAGGATGCAGAGGCGATGCTCGGGGTCTGTGAGCACGTCCTGGAGACGGGGCTTCCATGA